One Ostrea edulis chromosome 2, xbOstEdul1.1, whole genome shotgun sequence genomic region harbors:
- the LOC125680816 gene encoding rab proteins geranylgeranyltransferase component A 2-like: MAEDLPDEFDVVVIGTGMPESILAAAFARIGQSVLHIDRNPYYSGQWASFSLKTIEEWVQGLQKPEDKADIPDVKAEEVLVDLHLTDNSYSKHKLLFHISDPVPESEVKREPQEEIAEKVQEVTSDSGENKSDNAGKDLVSSNEVKTVESAEPTGTLEDSKEQLATGNSSEDGIHNPQTSDSNNSEQECENQNIEANKTETINPGTNSESENKNQMSISSEQVTGWTESKLRKEWRKFNLDLSPKLLYCAGSMVELLITSDIAKYCEFKTVSRILTLIDGKLKRVPCSRADVFSSKDVSMIEKRMMMKFLTFCVNYEKQEEDYKDFIEKPYKEYLEHQKLSKNVIHFIQHAISMTNNSTLTPEGLKKTQKFLHSLGRYGNTAFLWPLYGSGEMPQSFCRMCAVFGGVYCLRTPAASLIVNSDNICTGVVMTTGKLIKCKHLVMETSYAPDSYIDRVSNRLVNRGILVTDKAIMSTDDPHQLSLLRIPDDGDPEHPATLLELPGSSMTCPHGLYVVHLTKECKDDKQSPEESLQSAVTGLFKSDTKDDERPQILLSIYFQQKINIGGQSKSTPSNVILVPGPGPEIDIDQAVTIASRIFERVMPGEDFLPRPPNPEDIIFVDEEETQITQDSEKTEFNETSQDFEDNATKNESHEIDQSEKCSDSQTTDTLSECDQKQTDPDDQEFMANENSESVNNCKSEEKKDLVNTNRCLDPVVATLRILISAAI, encoded by the exons ATGGCAGAGGACTTGCCAGACGAATTCGATGTCGTGGTTATTGGGACAG GAATGCCAGAAAGCATTTTGGCGGCAGCATTTGCAAGAATTGGTCAGAGTGTTTTACATATTGACAG AAACCCTTACTACAGTGGACAGTGGGCTTCGTTTAGCTTGAAGACAATCGAGGAATGGGTTCAG GGTTTACAGAAACCTGAAGACAAAGCTGATATACCTGATGTAAAGGCTGAGGAAGTGTTGGTTGATCTGCATCTCACAGATAACAGCTACAGCAAACACAAACTCCTTTTTCATATCAG tGATCCAGTACCAGAATCTGAAGTTAAAAGAGAACCACAGGAAGAGATTGCTGAGAAGGTGCAGGAAGTGACCTCTGATTCAGGTGAAAATAAGAGTGACAATGCAGGTAAAGACCTAGTTAGCAGTAATGAAGTGAAGACAGTAGAGTCTGCTGAACCTACAGGGACACTTGAAGATTCCAAGGAACAGTTAGCCACAGGAAATAGCTCTGAAGATGGAATACATAACCCTCAGACTAGCGACAGTAATAACAGCGAGCAGGAATGTGAAAATCAAAACATTGAGGCAAATAAGACCGAGACTATTAATCCTGGTACAAACAGTGAATCAGAGAACAAAAATCAAATGTCAATTTCAAGTGAGCAAGTTACAGGATGGACGGAATCAAAACTGAGGAAGGAATGGAGAAAGTTTAATCTTGACTTGTCACCAAAG CTCTTGTACTGTGCAGGGAGTATGGTTGAATTGCTTATTACATCCGATATTGCCAAATACTGTGAGTTTAAAACAGTTTCCAGAATACTGACTCTGATAGATGGAAAATTAAAAAGg GTACCGTGCTCTAGAGCCGATGTATTCAGCAGTAAGGATGTGTCCATGATAGAAAAAAGAATGATGATGAAGTTTTTGACTTTCTGTGTGAACTATGAAAAACAGGAGGAGGATTACAAAG attttatagagaAACCTTACAAGGAGTATTTAGAACATCAGAAGCTATCAAAGAATGTTATCCATTTTATTCAACATGCTATATCGATGACAAATAACTCAACACTCACCCCAGAG GGATTGAAAAAGACACAGAAGTTTTTACATTCTTTGGGTCGCTATGGAAACACAGCTTTCCTGTGGCCTCTATACGGAAGTGGTGAAATGCCTCAGAGTTTTTGCAG GATGTGTGCTGTGTTTGGAGGGGTGTACTGTCTGAGAACGCCAGCTGCTTCACTGATCGTAAACAGTGATAACAT TTGTACTGGTGTTGTGATGACTACAGGGAAACTCATCAAATGCAA ACACCTGGTGATGGAGACTTCCTATGCCCCGGATTCATACATTGACAGAGTATCCAACAG ATTGGTAAACCGTGGCATTCTTGTAACTGACAAGGCTATAATGTCTACAGATGACCCACATCAG TTGTCGTTGTTGAGAATTCCAGATGACGGTGATCCAGAACATCCAGCCACCCTTCTGGAGTTACCCGGATCTTCAATGACATGTCCGCATGGCTTGt ATGTTGTTCACTTGACAAAAGAATGTAAGGATGATAAGCAATCACCAGAGGAGAGTCTTCAGTCTGCCGTAACAGGACTTTTCAAGAGTGATACCAAAG ATGATGAGAGACCCCAGATACTGCTGTCAATATATTTTCAACAGAAGATAAATATTGGAGGGCAGTCCAAGAGTACACCCAGTAATGTGATACTGGTACCTGGACCAGGGCCAGAAATAGACATTGACCAGGCAGTCACCATT GCAAGTAGGATATTTGAAAGAGTCATGCCAGGAGAGGATTTTCTTCCCAGGCCTCCTAATCCGGAGGACATCATATTTGTGGACGAGGAGGAGACTCAGATTACTCAAGATTCAGAAAAAACAGAATTCAATGAAACTTCCCAAGACTTTGAAGATAATGCCACCAAGAATGAGAGCCATGaaattgaccaatcagagaaaTGCTCAGACTCTCAGACAACAGATACCTTAAGTGAATGTGACCAGAAACAGACAGATCCTGATGACCAAGAATTCATGGCTAATGAGAATTCAGAGTCTGTAAACAATTGTAAAAGTGAGGAAAAAAAGGACTTGGTTAATAC GAACAGGTGTCTGGATCCTGTAGTTGCAACATTAAGAATACTAATTAGTGCTGCAATTTAA
- the LOC125680818 gene encoding zinc finger protein 814-like, with protein sequence MPDIFANVWVEISHHCIKKISNIVNAEVSLERMCKHTGTQMVKMFDRTTVHGRWCQILGLHRLLTKKQNSRTARKCALSKTSLQEYKCRKEKRNLSRSRDNNNTNDTTGALLTVPDSLSKTGVSCNSEKFFDTSSEKNDHFQGEPLKDQSSEDTIPVMISRGKAADTKIPSSKHETLSSALESLDNCVNDGVYMPRTAETKENGQFQPEKMHSYFRCSKCDFKSNHKNSVRDHESRVHFALPEKCRLCEKVFSSHQYLKRHLVSHKKSQCICDVCGKMYKSARTLEMHKKSHSNSFKIPDFECTHCKNSFSSKFGLETHIETQHAGKKGAFLCATCGKVFTRKYSLQQHQLVHTGSRLVCDVCQKSFSCESSLRDHRKIHTDLKSYKCPICSKTFKQRTTLQKHSKIHIGEKSFKCLECGRGFTQKQALQRHERSHKGLKPFTCRICHKSYGDTAIIRKHLILVHKIHKDPLKWKEDIIQNEYDSSFDGYIGCDSSQSDRNEKQTPAYSSYEGSAMMPTANINEMHISITTEHNAKPLSALPEDLSMSPQEVHQIQMHQLPLSMYQHSHTLYSEHVEPAGVDPSVYPPQHNLNSVSTYSYLSSSQTQPDQNLENNHTSSNHYLASSQPQSTENMEDNPASSHPYLSTQPPPHVEEDHTSSSHHYSDSMLDMASTQRPEGLTAKRLPDTDAAENLSLSTLYAYYSSLASQYLNISGYSGYNQPTDDQQQSQQNV encoded by the coding sequence ATGCCAGACATATTTGCTAACGTGTGGGTTGAAATATCACATCATTGCATAaaaaagatttcaaacattGTTAATGCCGAAGTGTCTTTAGAAAGAATGTGCAAACACACTGGCACGCAGATGGTCAAGATGTTTGATAGGACCACAGTTCACGGACGGTGGTGTCAGATACTCGGGCTACACAGACTCCTAACTAAAAAGCAAAACAGCAGAACTGCTAGAAAATGTGCATTGTCAAAAACGTCACTACAGGAGTATAAATGTAGAAAAGAAAAACGAAATCTTTCACGATCTAGAGATAACAACAACACAAATGACACAACAGGCGCACTGCTCACTGTTCCGGATAGTTTGTCAAAAACAGGAGTTTCCTGTAATTCTGAGAAATTTTTTGATACTTCCTCGGAAAAAAATGATCACTTTCAAGGGGAGCCGTTAAAAGATCAGTCATCGGAGGATACAATTCCAGTAATGATATCTCGTGGAAAAGCTGCAGACACAAAAATCCCGTCTTCAAAACATGAGACATTGTCATCTGCACTCGAGAGTTTAGATAATTGTGTAAATGATGGGGTATACATGCCAAGGACAGCAGAAACAAAGGAAAATGGACAATTTCAACCCGAAAAGATGCATAGTTATTTTAGATGCTCTAAATGTGACTTCAAAAGTAATCATAAGAATTCTGTAAGGGACCATGAATCAAGAGTTCACTTTGCTTTACCAGAAAAATGTAGGTTGTGTGAAAAAGTGTTTTCAAGTCATCAATACTTAAAAAGACACCTGGTATCACACAAGAAGTCGCAATGTATTTGTGACGTGTGTGGTAAGATGTACAAGTCTGCAAGAACTTTGGAAATGCACAAGAAATCTCACAGCAATAGCTTTAAAATACCAGATTTTGAATGTACACATTGTAAAAATTCATTCTCTTCAAAATTCGGGTTGGAAACTCACATAGAAACTCAACATGCAGGAAAAAAAGGAGCATTTCTTTGTGCAACATGTGGAAAAGTATTCACCAGAAAATATTCTTTACAGCAACATCAGCTTGTTCACACTGGATCTAGACTTGTATGTGATGTATGTCAGAAATCATTTTCTTGTGAGTCATCTTTGAGAGATCACAGAAAAATTCacactgatttaaaatcatacaagTGTCCAATTTGTTCTAAAACCTTTAAACAGAGAACAACACTGCAAAAGCATTCAAAGATTCATATAGGAGAAAAATCGTTTAAGTGCTTGGAATGTGGCAGAGGATTTACACAGAAACAAGCTCTTCAGAGACATGAAAGATCTCACAAGGGACTGAAACCATTTACATGTAGAATCTGCCACAAATCATATGGCGATACAGCAATAATAAGAAAACACTTGATTTTGGTTCATAAAATTCACAAGGACCCATTGAAATGGAAAGAGGATattatacaaaatgaatatgaTAGCTCATTTGATGGATATATCGGTTGTGATTCAAGTCAATCTGACAGGAATGAAAAACAGACACCAGCATACAGTTCTTATGAGGGCAGTGCAATGATGCCTACTGCAAACATAAATGAAATGCACATTTCAATTACCACTGAACACAATGCTAAGCCCTTATCAGCTCTCCCTGAAGATTTATCAATGTCTCCACAAGAAGTCCATCAGATCCAGATGCACCAGCTTCCACTGTCCATGTACCAGCACTCCCACACCCTCTACAGTGAGCATGTAGAACCAGCAGGTGTGGATCCTAGTGTTTATCCTCCCCAGCATAACCTCAATTCAGTATCCACCTATTCTTATCTTTCATCTTCACAAACACAACCTgatcaaaatttagaaaataacCACACTTCCTCCAACCATTACCTTGCATCTTCCCAGCCACAATCAACAGAGAATATGGAAGATAATCCAGCATCTTCACATCCATACCTGTCTACCCAGCCACCACCACATGTGGAGGAAGACCACACCTCATCTTCTCATCACTACAGCGACTccatgcttgatatggccagcaCACAGAGACCCGAGGGTCTGACAGCAAAGCGTCTGCCAGATACTGATGCTGCAGAAAACTTGTCACTGTCCACTTTGTATGCCTATTATTCAAGCCTGGCTTCACAGTACCTCAATATTTCTGGATATTCTGGATACAACCAGCCCACGGACGATCAGCAGCAGTCACAGCAAAATGTTTGA